From the genome of Streptomyces sp. NBC_00659, one region includes:
- a CDS encoding class F sortase: MVTVALVAGGVWWAGDGEPAGTVASGAVRDDGAASRAPAGKAGTRHTPDARPGGGARGARRHPSPPARRAARPASPPAPLPRSRAVRLRIASLGVDAQVIGLGLDRRRRLAAPPVDDPKPVGWYTDGPTPGERGTALVVGHRDTRTGPAVFAPLERIRPGARVEARRVDGRTAVYTVDVVRTYAKAQFPDQEVYGSRGRPELRLITCGGAYDHRSGYAANVIAFAHLTQILGRAGPR, from the coding sequence GTGGTCACCGTCGCACTGGTGGCGGGCGGCGTCTGGTGGGCGGGGGACGGTGAGCCCGCCGGGACGGTGGCGTCCGGCGCCGTACGCGACGACGGCGCCGCCTCCCGGGCTCCGGCCGGCAAGGCGGGCACCCGGCACACGCCGGACGCCCGCCCCGGCGGCGGCGCGCGCGGAGCGCGGCGGCATCCGTCCCCGCCCGCCCGCCGGGCGGCCCGGCCCGCGTCCCCGCCCGCACCGCTGCCCCGCTCCCGGGCCGTCCGCCTGCGCATTGCCTCCCTCGGCGTCGACGCACAGGTCATCGGTCTCGGGCTGGACCGCCGAAGACGGCTCGCCGCGCCGCCCGTGGACGATCCGAAGCCCGTCGGCTGGTACACGGACGGTCCCACGCCGGGCGAACGCGGTACGGCCCTCGTCGTCGGCCACCGCGACACCCGGACGGGACCCGCCGTCTTCGCCCCGCTCGAACGGATCCGTCCCGGCGCGCGCGTCGAGGCGCGGCGCGTGGACGGGCGGACCGCCGTCTATACGGTGGACGTCGTACGTACGTACGCGAAGGCGCAGTTCCCCGACCAGGAGGTGTACGGCAGCCGGGGGCGCCCCGAACTGCGGCTGATCACCTGCGGCGGCGCCTACGACCACAGGTCCGGATACGCCGCCAACGTCATCGCCTTCGCCCACCTCACGCAGATCCTGGGGCGGGCCGGCCCCCGGTGA
- a CDS encoding molybdopterin oxidoreductase family protein, which translates to MSRTSGTTPDSRTALRVCPLCEATCGLTLTIEGTRVTGARGDRDDVFSKGFICPKGASFGAADGDPDRLRTPLVREDGVLREATWEEAFDAVAAGLRPVVERYGPHALGVVLGNPNVHTMAGALYPTVLLGALRTHSVFTASTLDQMPKHVSSGLLFGDANAIPVPDLDHTDHLLLIGANPLESNGSLCTAPDFPGKLRALRARGGTLTVIDPRRTRTAKLADRHVAIRPGTDAMLLAAMAYVLFEEKLVDLGALAPNVQGVDELPDALRDFTPEAASAACDVDAVTIRELARELAAAPTAAVYGRIGSCTVPHGTLASWLVDVLNILTGNLDRPGGALFPTAATDRTRPAGPGHGFALGRWHSRVSRHPEAKGELPLAALAEEIDTPTEDGSPVRAVIAVAANPVLSAPDGLRLDKALESLDFMVSVDPYLNETSRHAHVVLPPPPPSRSAHHDFAFNTLAVRNQVRYNRPAVPLEEGRMAETEILARLVLAATGMHGADPSAVDTMVIEGTLAKAAGDSASPVHGRDPRELAAALTGENGPERRLDMMLRLGPYGDGFGARSDGLTLGKLLAHPHGIDLGPLSSSLPRRLKTRSGKVELLPEPIAADLPRLREALRERPAAIVLVGRRHLRSNNSWMHNIPALTGGSNRCTLHIHPDDAARLGLADGAAVRVRGAGGEVIAPAEVTDTVRRGVVSLPHGWGHDRPGTRMNHAALDPGVNVNQLLDGSLLDPLSGTAVLNGVPVELAVCP; encoded by the coding sequence GTGTCCCGTACCTCCGGTACCACCCCCGACTCCCGAACCGCGCTGCGCGTCTGCCCCCTGTGCGAGGCCACCTGCGGGCTGACCCTGACCATCGAGGGCACCCGGGTGACCGGTGCCCGGGGTGACCGGGACGACGTGTTCAGCAAGGGCTTCATCTGTCCGAAGGGTGCCTCCTTCGGCGCCGCCGACGGCGACCCCGACCGACTGCGCACCCCCCTCGTCCGTGAGGACGGCGTCCTGCGCGAGGCCACCTGGGAGGAGGCCTTCGACGCGGTGGCCGCCGGACTGCGCCCGGTCGTCGAGCGGTACGGGCCGCACGCCCTCGGGGTCGTCCTCGGCAACCCGAACGTGCACACCATGGCCGGCGCCCTGTATCCGACCGTCCTGCTCGGCGCCCTGCGCACGCACAGCGTCTTCACCGCCTCCACGCTCGACCAGATGCCCAAGCACGTGTCGAGCGGACTGCTGTTCGGCGACGCCAACGCGATCCCCGTGCCGGACCTGGACCACACCGACCACCTGCTGCTCATCGGCGCCAACCCGCTGGAGTCCAACGGGAGTCTGTGCACGGCCCCCGACTTCCCCGGCAAGCTCCGGGCGCTGCGGGCCCGCGGCGGCACGCTGACCGTCATCGACCCGCGCCGCACCCGCACGGCCAAGCTCGCCGACCGCCACGTGGCCATCCGCCCCGGCACCGACGCGATGCTCCTCGCGGCGATGGCGTACGTCCTGTTCGAGGAGAAGCTCGTCGACCTCGGCGCACTCGCCCCGAACGTCCAAGGTGTCGACGAACTCCCGGACGCGCTGCGGGACTTCACCCCCGAGGCGGCGAGCGCGGCCTGCGACGTGGACGCCGTCACCATCCGGGAGCTGGCGCGCGAGCTGGCCGCCGCACCCACCGCCGCCGTCTACGGCCGCATCGGCAGCTGCACCGTTCCGCACGGCACCCTGGCCAGCTGGCTGGTGGACGTCCTCAACATCCTCACCGGCAACCTCGACCGGCCCGGCGGCGCCCTCTTCCCGACGGCCGCCACCGACCGGACACGCCCGGCGGGCCCCGGCCACGGCTTCGCCCTCGGCCGCTGGCACAGCCGGGTGAGCCGGCACCCGGAGGCCAAGGGCGAACTGCCCCTGGCCGCCCTGGCCGAGGAGATCGACACCCCGACCGAGGACGGCAGCCCGGTCCGCGCGGTCATCGCCGTCGCCGCCAACCCCGTCCTCTCCGCACCCGACGGCCTCCGGCTCGACAAGGCGCTCGAATCGCTGGACTTCATGGTCAGCGTCGACCCCTACCTGAACGAGACCTCGCGCCACGCCCACGTCGTGCTCCCGCCGCCCCCGCCCTCCCGGAGCGCGCACCACGACTTCGCGTTCAACACCCTCGCCGTCCGCAACCAGGTCCGCTACAACCGCCCCGCCGTCCCCCTGGAGGAGGGCCGGATGGCGGAGACCGAGATCCTCGCCCGGCTCGTCCTCGCCGCGACCGGCATGCACGGAGCCGACCCGTCCGCCGTGGACACCATGGTCATCGAGGGCACCCTCGCCAAGGCGGCCGGGGACAGTGCGTCCCCGGTGCACGGGCGCGACCCGCGTGAACTCGCCGCCGCCCTCACCGGCGAGAACGGCCCCGAACGCCGGCTCGACATGATGCTGCGCCTCGGCCCGTACGGCGACGGCTTCGGCGCCCGCTCCGACGGCCTGACCCTGGGCAAGCTGCTGGCGCACCCGCACGGCATCGACCTCGGACCGCTCTCCTCCAGCCTGCCGCGCCGGCTGAAGACCCGCAGCGGGAAGGTCGAGCTGCTTCCGGAGCCGATCGCCGCCGATCTGCCGCGCCTGCGCGAGGCGCTGCGCGAGCGCCCGGCGGCGATCGTCCTCGTCGGCCGCCGTCATCTGCGCTCCAACAACAGCTGGATGCACAACATCCCCGCGCTCACCGGCGGTTCCAACCGCTGCACCCTGCACATCCACCCCGACGACGCCGCCCGGCTGGGGCTCGCCGACGGGGCGGCGGTGCGGGTCAGGGGCGCCGGGGGCGAGGTGATCGCCCCGGCGGAGGTCACCGACACCGTACGGCGCGGGGTGGTGAGCCTTCCGCACGGCTGGGGCCACGACCGCCCCGGCACCCGGATGAACCATGCCGCCCTGGATCCGGGAGTCAACGTCAACCAGCTCCTCGACGGCTCGCTTCTCGACCCGCTGTCCGGAACGGCGGTCCTCAACGGGGTGCCGGTGGAACTGGCGGTCTGCCCCTGA
- a CDS encoding TetR/AcrR family transcriptional regulator codes for MKTVPHATSLRRAPVQRRSAERLTRILDACADLLDEVGYDGLSTRAVAQRAGVPIGSVYRFFGNKRAMADALAQRNLELYSERVTESLREAGGGGWRAAMDAVLDEYLAMKRTAPGFSLVDFGNQIPVGARYAEPNTRVADRLTDLLSGYLDREPDDDLRRCFLVAVESADTLVHLAFRVDPEGDERIIAETRELLRAYLARVLD; via the coding sequence ATGAAGACCGTGCCCCACGCGACCTCGCTCCGCAGAGCGCCCGTACAACGGCGTAGCGCAGAACGACTGACCAGAATCCTCGACGCCTGCGCCGACCTCCTCGACGAGGTGGGCTACGACGGGCTGAGCACACGGGCCGTGGCCCAGCGGGCCGGTGTGCCCATCGGCTCCGTCTACCGCTTCTTCGGCAACAAGCGGGCGATGGCCGACGCGCTCGCCCAGCGCAACCTGGAGCTCTACAGCGAGCGCGTCACCGAGAGTCTGCGCGAGGCGGGCGGGGGAGGCTGGCGGGCCGCGATGGACGCGGTGCTCGACGAATACCTCGCCATGAAGCGCACCGCGCCGGGCTTCTCCCTCGTCGACTTCGGCAACCAGATTCCCGTCGGCGCCCGTTACGCCGAGCCCAACACCCGCGTCGCCGACCGCCTGACCGACCTGCTCTCCGGCTACCTGGACCGCGAACCTGACGACGACCTCCGCCGCTGCTTCCTGGTCGCCGTGGAGAGCGCCGACACCCTGGTCCACCTCGCCTTCCGGGTCGATCCCGAGGGGGACGAGCGGATCATCGCGGAGACCCGTGAGCTGCTGCGGGCGTATCTGGCCAGGGTTCTCGACTGA
- the hmgA gene encoding homogentisate 1,2-dioxygenase, which produces MSGDARKTAEGLAYLSGFGNEHSSEAVPGALPHGRNAPQRAPLGLYAEQLSGSAFTEPRASNRRSWLYRIRPSAAHPAFTRTDNGTLRTAPFTETVPDPNRLRWNPLPEPPAGTDFLAGLWTLGGNGDAGQRTGIAVHLYHANASMERVFSDADGELLIVPERGGLLLRTEFGLLHVEPGQMALIPRGVRFRVELLDTAPEGGRGRGARGYVCENYGAPFQLPDLGPIGANGLANARDFLAPVAAYEDVEGPVEVVNKFCGNLWTATYDHSPLDVVAWHGNHVPYVYDLHRFNVIGSISYDHPDPSIFTVLTSPSDTPGLAGVDFVVFAPRWLVGEDTFRPPYFHRNVMSEYMGLVEGAYDAKAEGFVPGGGSLHNMMSAHGPDQETFDRASAAELKPQKIDDGLAFMFETRWPMTATAQAAGAEHLQQGYDDVWKGLGRHFRPAG; this is translated from the coding sequence ATGAGCGGGGACGCGAGGAAGACGGCCGAGGGGCTGGCCTACCTCTCCGGATTCGGCAACGAACACAGCTCGGAGGCGGTCCCGGGGGCCCTGCCGCACGGCCGCAACGCGCCGCAGCGAGCACCCCTCGGCCTGTACGCGGAGCAGCTGAGCGGTTCGGCGTTCACCGAGCCGCGAGCGTCCAACCGGCGTTCGTGGCTCTACCGGATCCGGCCGTCGGCCGCGCACCCCGCGTTCACCCGCACCGACAACGGCACGCTGCGGACGGCGCCGTTCACCGAGACGGTGCCCGACCCGAACCGGCTGCGCTGGAACCCGCTCCCCGAGCCTCCCGCCGGGACGGACTTCCTCGCGGGCCTGTGGACGCTCGGCGGCAACGGCGACGCCGGTCAGCGCACCGGGATCGCGGTGCACCTCTACCACGCCAACGCGTCGATGGAGCGGGTGTTCAGCGACGCCGACGGCGAGCTGCTCATCGTCCCGGAGCGCGGCGGCCTGCTGCTGCGCACCGAGTTCGGGCTGCTGCACGTGGAACCGGGCCAGATGGCGCTGATCCCCCGGGGGGTGCGTTTCCGGGTGGAGCTTCTGGACACGGCACCGGAGGGCGGGCGCGGCCGCGGCGCCCGGGGTTATGTGTGCGAGAACTACGGGGCGCCCTTCCAGCTGCCCGACCTCGGCCCGATCGGCGCCAACGGCCTCGCCAACGCCCGCGACTTCCTGGCCCCGGTCGCCGCCTACGAGGACGTCGAGGGTCCCGTCGAGGTGGTGAACAAGTTCTGCGGCAACCTCTGGACGGCGACGTACGACCACTCGCCGCTGGACGTCGTCGCCTGGCACGGCAACCATGTGCCGTACGTCTACGACCTGCATCGTTTCAATGTGATCGGCTCCATCAGCTACGACCACCCGGACCCCTCGATCTTCACGGTGCTGACCTCGCCGTCCGACACCCCGGGTCTGGCCGGTGTCGACTTCGTCGTGTTCGCGCCGCGCTGGCTGGTGGGCGAGGACACGTTCCGGCCCCCGTACTTCCACCGGAACGTGATGAGCGAGTACATGGGCCTCGTCGAGGGCGCCTACGACGCGAAGGCGGAGGGCTTCGTGCCGGGCGGCGGCTCGCTGCACAACATGATGTCGGCGCACGGTCCGGACCAGGAGACCTTCGACCGTGCCAGCGCCGCCGAGCTGAAGCCCCAGAAGATCGACGACGGTCTGGCGTTCATGTTCGAGACCCGCTGGCCGATGACCGCGACGGCCCAGGCGGCCGGGGCGGAACATCTCCAGCAGGGCTACGACGACGTGTGGAAGGGGCTCGGAAGGCACTTCCGTCCGGCCGGCTGA
- a CDS encoding GntR family transcriptional regulator yields the protein MTSFAPDSIVLNRKLPLWYQVSQSLRASILGRAPRDPLRLPTEEQLAGHYGVSVLTMRQALKELEVEGLITRHRRRGTFIEPSARRGAPVRLLGSVDAIVAQQSGMTTELLDQGKAPVSGELAEFFPDVAEVATYHRLRSDETTGEPTNHARNYLRQELADRIDREDLIRWPMTKVLRDVLGVGISRITDTVEATLADPETARLLQVPLLSPILRYTGVIHGTDGQALDVAVIHYRGDRFSFTVTLDAH from the coding sequence GTGACCTCCTTTGCTCCGGACTCGATCGTCCTGAACCGCAAGCTGCCGCTGTGGTATCAGGTGTCGCAGTCCCTGCGTGCCTCGATACTCGGCCGCGCTCCCCGGGATCCCCTGCGCCTGCCCACCGAGGAGCAGCTCGCGGGGCACTACGGCGTGAGCGTGCTGACCATGCGGCAGGCGCTCAAGGAGCTGGAGGTCGAGGGGCTCATCACCCGGCACCGCCGGCGGGGCACGTTCATCGAGCCGAGTGCGCGGCGCGGCGCGCCCGTGCGGCTGCTCGGCTCGGTGGACGCGATCGTGGCCCAGCAGTCGGGCATGACGACCGAGCTGCTGGATCAGGGGAAGGCACCCGTTTCCGGCGAACTGGCGGAATTCTTCCCGGATGTGGCCGAGGTGGCGACGTACCACCGGCTGCGCAGCGACGAGACGACGGGCGAGCCGACCAACCACGCGCGCAACTACCTCCGGCAGGAACTGGCCGACCGTATCGACCGGGAGGATCTGATCCGCTGGCCGATGACCAAGGTGCTGCGGGACGTGCTCGGGGTCGGCATCAGCCGGATCACCGACACGGTGGAGGCCACGCTCGCGGACCCGGAGACGGCGCGTCTGCTCCAAGTGCCGCTGCTCAGCCCGATCCTGCGCTACACGGGCGTCATCCACGGCACGGACGGGCAGGCGCTGGACGTGGCGGTCATCCACTACCGGGGCGACCGCTTCTCGTTCACGGTCACCCTCGACGCGCACTGA
- a CDS encoding type ISP restriction/modification enzyme, translated as MPGVTPDAAPLLADLMPWSVAPPRLGRRWPTAPDPASLKARWDALVRAVGEDRETLFGPTRARTTHSAVAQLPGQSSGTGRLARASDSCPAPVRVLSAPFDEQWLIPDHRLIDSARPELWRVADEEQVFTVEQSPVPEASGPALLAASVLPLSAGRGGRVRPLYRRPGGREPNLAPGLLEHLGSRLGDTPAPFDVLAWTMAVARHGRDGCAVPLTADPEVWSYGVELGRRMLRLMRREGERPKLPGGRRPYVRAPLSALPQGPRPAAGPPFTDPYYDRAEESLHLGDGRISPVPPEAWDFEVGGVRVLEQWFAARTGVAEPGTLEAIGPVGWPQAWTSELLELITVLALLAELRPQQAALEPRSPITRTELRTAGVLPVPDAARRPASVLDHHEEGPEGQFALI; from the coding sequence ATGCCGGGCGTGACGCCCGACGCCGCTCCGCTGCTCGCGGACCTCATGCCGTGGTCCGTCGCACCGCCGAGGCTGGGCCGGAGGTGGCCGACGGCACCCGACCCGGCCTCCCTGAAAGCCCGCTGGGACGCCCTCGTGCGGGCCGTAGGGGAGGACCGCGAGACGCTGTTCGGGCCGACGCGGGCGCGCACGACGCACTCCGCGGTCGCCCAGCTTCCGGGCCAGTCCAGCGGGACGGGCCGCCTCGCCCGGGCGTCGGACTCCTGCCCGGCGCCGGTCCGCGTGCTGAGCGCCCCCTTCGACGAGCAGTGGCTGATTCCCGATCACCGGCTGATCGACTCGGCCCGCCCCGAACTGTGGCGGGTGGCGGACGAGGAGCAGGTGTTCACGGTCGAACAGAGCCCGGTGCCCGAGGCCTCCGGTCCGGCTCTGCTGGCCGCGTCCGTGCTGCCGTTGAGCGCGGGCCGCGGCGGGCGGGTGCGTCCGCTCTACCGGCGCCCCGGTGGCCGTGAACCGAACCTGGCCCCGGGCCTGCTGGAGCATCTGGGCTCCCGCCTCGGCGACACTCCCGCTCCCTTCGACGTCCTCGCCTGGACGATGGCGGTCGCGCGGCACGGCCGCGACGGATGCGCGGTCCCGCTCACCGCCGACCCCGAAGTATGGTCGTACGGCGTCGAGTTGGGCCGGCGCATGCTGCGGCTGATGCGCCGGGAGGGCGAGCGCCCCAAACTCCCCGGCGGCCGGCGGCCGTACGTCCGCGCGCCGCTGTCCGCCCTCCCCCAGGGCCCCCGGCCGGCCGCGGGCCCCCCGTTCACCGACCCGTACTACGACCGCGCCGAGGAGTCCCTGCACCTCGGCGACGGCAGGATCTCGCCCGTGCCGCCCGAGGCCTGGGACTTCGAGGTCGGCGGCGTACGCGTGCTGGAACAGTGGTTCGCGGCGAGGACGGGGGTGGCGGAGCCGGGCACGCTGGAGGCGATCGGCCCCGTCGGCTGGCCCCAGGCGTGGACGTCCGAACTCCTCGAACTCATCACGGTGCTCGCACTCCTCGCGGAACTGCGCCCCCAGCAGGCCGCGTTGGAACCGCGGTCACCGATCACCCGGACGGAGCTGCGCACGGCCGGGGTGCTCCCGGTCCCGGACGCGGCGCGCCGCCCGGCCTCGGTGCTCGACCACCACGAAGAGGGCCCGGAAGGCCAGTTCGCGCTGATCTAG
- a CDS encoding CaiB/BaiF CoA transferase family protein, producing the protein MQPEPLPLEGITVVAVEQAVAAPFATRQLADLGARVVKVERIDGGDFARGYDTAAQGLASHFVWCNRGKESIALDLKDPRGLDVVRRLVADADVFVQNLAQGAAARLGLDAATLCAEHPRLIAVDISGYGPSGPYAGKRAYDMLVQCEAGLVSVTGTPGQPVKAGIPAADIAAAMYAFSGVLAALVRRGTTGRGGPVEVSMLDALAEWMGHPLHHAMHDGTAPARTGLAHAVIVPYDAYSTADGGRVLLSVQNDREWRRLAQQVLGRPETADDPRFATNAARVADRERVDALVAEALGALGTDEAVARLEAAGIACARLRDVGEVAEHPQLAARNRWREVGSPAGPLRALLPPITLPGGAEARMGSVPRLGEHTGVVLRALGMTDADVAELRRDGVVR; encoded by the coding sequence ATGCAGCCAGAGCCCCTGCCCCTCGAAGGCATCACCGTCGTCGCCGTCGAACAAGCCGTCGCCGCGCCCTTCGCGACCCGGCAGCTCGCCGATCTCGGCGCCCGGGTCGTCAAGGTCGAGCGGATCGACGGCGGGGACTTCGCGCGTGGCTACGACACCGCGGCCCAGGGCCTGGCCTCGCATTTCGTGTGGTGCAACCGGGGCAAGGAGTCCATCGCCCTCGATCTGAAGGACCCGCGCGGGCTCGACGTCGTCCGCCGGCTCGTCGCGGACGCGGATGTGTTCGTGCAGAACCTCGCCCAGGGCGCGGCTGCGCGGCTGGGCCTGGACGCGGCGACCCTGTGTGCCGAGCATCCCCGGCTGATCGCCGTGGACATCTCCGGATACGGGCCGTCGGGGCCGTACGCCGGCAAACGGGCGTACGACATGCTCGTGCAGTGCGAGGCGGGGCTCGTGTCGGTGACCGGGACCCCCGGGCAGCCGGTGAAGGCGGGCATCCCGGCCGCGGACATCGCGGCGGCCATGTACGCCTTCTCGGGGGTCCTCGCGGCCCTGGTCCGGCGCGGCACGACCGGGCGCGGGGGCCCGGTCGAGGTGTCGATGCTGGACGCGCTCGCGGAGTGGATGGGGCATCCGCTGCACCACGCGATGCACGACGGGACCGCACCGGCTCGCACCGGCCTCGCCCATGCCGTCATCGTTCCCTACGACGCCTATTCGACGGCGGACGGCGGGCGCGTGCTGTTGTCGGTGCAGAACGACCGGGAGTGGCGGCGGCTCGCCCAACAGGTTCTGGGGCGGCCCGAGACGGCGGACGATCCTCGTTTCGCGACGAACGCGGCGCGGGTGGCGGACCGGGAGCGCGTGGACGCGCTGGTCGCCGAGGCGCTGGGCGCGCTGGGCACCGACGAGGCGGTGGCCCGCCTGGAGGCCGCGGGCATCGCCTGCGCGCGGCTGCGGGACGTAGGGGAGGTGGCGGAGCATCCACAGCTGGCGGCCAGGAACAGATGGCGGGAGGTGGGATCGCCGGCCGGGCCGCTGCGGGCCCTGCTGCCTCCGATCACCCTGCCGGGCGGGGCGGAGGCGCGGATGGGGTCCGTCCCGCGGCTCGGCGAGCACACAGGGGTGGTGTTGCGGGCGCTGGGCATGACGGACGCGGACGTCGCCGAGCTGCGGCGGGACGGAGTGGTGCGCTGA
- a CDS encoding anti-sigma factor: MSVLDRLLGRDLHSLAAPYALDALESDERRRFERHLKGCDRCAEEVRALTEDAVRLAWSTAAAPPAALRARVLTAVRTTPQEHTARDLPRARPAHQPARARAPRLRPLFAPLATATAAAALVVAALFAVQATQARDELNQERAQAREIAHVLAAPDARATGERDARGRGIGVVASASERRAVVTLSGLGEPSGGRVRQLWLMRPNEKPRSLGLFDGDTPLVADGLNANATSLAVTVEPHGGSEQPTTSPVVQLALETVGFGE; this comes from the coding sequence ATGAGCGTCCTCGACCGTCTGCTGGGCCGCGATCTTCACTCGCTCGCCGCCCCCTACGCCCTCGACGCGCTGGAGAGCGACGAGAGGCGCCGCTTCGAACGTCATCTGAAGGGCTGTGACCGCTGTGCCGAGGAGGTGCGGGCGCTGACCGAGGACGCCGTACGGCTCGCCTGGTCCACGGCGGCGGCCCCGCCGGCCGCGCTGCGCGCGCGGGTGCTGACCGCCGTACGGACGACACCGCAGGAACACACGGCCCGGGACCTGCCCCGTGCGCGGCCGGCCCATCAGCCCGCCCGTGCGCGTGCCCCCCGGCTCCGCCCGCTGTTCGCCCCGCTCGCCACCGCCACGGCCGCCGCGGCCCTCGTCGTCGCCGCGCTCTTCGCGGTGCAGGCGACCCAGGCGCGCGACGAGCTGAACCAGGAGCGCGCCCAGGCGCGTGAGATCGCCCACGTTCTCGCGGCACCGGACGCGCGGGCGACCGGTGAACGGGACGCGCGGGGCCGCGGAATCGGAGTAGTGGCCTCCGCGTCGGAGCGGCGCGCCGTCGTGACACTCAGCGGACTCGGCGAGCCCTCCGGCGGACGCGTCCGTCAGCTGTGGCTCATGCGCCCCAACGAGAAACCGCGTTCTCTCGGTCTCTTCGACGGCGACACGCCCCTCGTGGCCGACGGGCTGAACGCGAACGCGACGTCACTCGCAGTGACCGTCGAGCCTCACGGGGGCTCAGAACAGCCCACTACCTCGCCGGTTGTCCAACTCGCCCTGGAAACGGTTGGATTCGGAGAGTAA
- a CDS encoding sigma-70 family RNA polymerase sigma factor, protein MEADELLVLVAGGDQKAFEELYGLVSGPVFGLVRRVVRDPAQSEEVSQEVLLELWRSAPRFDPGRGSALSWILTLAHRRAVDRVRSARAATEREQREGQRNHHPAFDQVAEEVEAGLEREWVRRCLDRLTALQRQSVTLAYYDGYTYREVAERLSLPLGTVKTRMRDGLTRLRDCLGGVA, encoded by the coding sequence GTGGAGGCTGACGAGCTACTGGTACTGGTGGCCGGAGGCGACCAGAAGGCGTTCGAGGAGCTGTACGGACTGGTGTCCGGGCCGGTGTTCGGACTGGTGCGCCGCGTGGTGCGGGACCCGGCGCAGTCGGAGGAGGTGTCGCAGGAGGTGCTGCTCGAACTCTGGCGCTCCGCGCCGCGGTTCGACCCCGGACGCGGCAGCGCACTGTCCTGGATCCTCACGCTCGCGCACCGCCGTGCCGTCGACAGGGTGCGCAGCGCCCGCGCGGCCACCGAACGTGAGCAGCGCGAGGGGCAGCGCAACCACCACCCCGCCTTCGACCAGGTCGCCGAGGAGGTCGAGGCGGGGCTCGAACGCGAGTGGGTCCGCCGCTGCCTCGACCGGCTCACCGCCCTTCAGCGGCAGTCCGTCACCCTCGCCTACTACGACGGCTACACCTACCGAGAAGTCGCCGAGCGGCTCTCCCTGCCGCTGGGCACCGTCAAGACCCGTATGCGCGACGGGCTCACCCGCCTGCGCGATTGCCTGGGAGGAGTCGCGTGA